A genomic segment from Polyangium mundeleinium encodes:
- a CDS encoding STAS domain-containing protein, whose amino-acid sequence MATEQAEHPFEAFFRTYPGAFVILSPGGEVIAMNAAARALAGEQLAPGARVAEHAHPDDALALTQALGLVKDDGAPARFTCRARQPNGGMLALTWQIWRAPGRPDLFATLSLADSAHAHTREASREAETTPEKPISERVLRALLDHLDIIAWVTDKDGIYTFYDGKALAAFGASPGQLLGQSLFDVFGDHISPPMRAALDGTPGRESVHIVGSHWDNVYLPIHDAGNTFAGVIGISQNMNEGQRIREELEARLALIERQEAVIRDLETPIIQVWENVLTLPMIGVVDSHRAARVMDDLLGAVSRSSARFAILDLTGVEVVDTATAYHLVQMVHAIRLLGAEGILTGIRPTVAQTLISLGVDLSGIPTHGTLRHGLAFCIRRLENKTRRTSV is encoded by the coding sequence GTGGCGACGGAACAAGCCGAGCATCCCTTCGAAGCATTCTTCCGTACCTATCCAGGCGCATTCGTGATCTTGAGCCCCGGGGGCGAAGTGATTGCGATGAACGCCGCTGCCCGCGCGCTCGCCGGCGAGCAGCTCGCGCCGGGGGCCCGCGTCGCGGAGCACGCGCACCCGGACGACGCGCTCGCCCTCACGCAGGCCCTCGGGCTCGTCAAGGACGACGGCGCGCCCGCGCGTTTCACGTGCCGCGCGCGACAACCCAACGGTGGGATGCTGGCCCTCACGTGGCAAATCTGGCGCGCGCCGGGGCGGCCCGATCTCTTCGCCACGCTCTCGCTCGCCGACAGCGCACACGCGCACACGCGCGAGGCCTCGCGCGAGGCGGAGACGACCCCGGAAAAGCCCATCTCCGAGCGCGTGCTCCGCGCCCTCCTCGATCACCTCGACATCATCGCGTGGGTCACGGACAAGGACGGCATTTACACGTTCTACGACGGCAAGGCGCTCGCGGCGTTCGGGGCCTCGCCGGGGCAGCTCCTCGGGCAAAGCCTGTTCGACGTCTTCGGCGACCACATCAGCCCCCCCATGCGCGCGGCGCTCGACGGCACGCCGGGGCGCGAATCCGTGCACATCGTCGGCTCCCACTGGGACAATGTCTACTTGCCCATCCACGACGCTGGCAATACGTTCGCGGGCGTGATCGGCATCTCGCAGAACATGAACGAGGGCCAGCGCATCCGGGAGGAGCTCGAAGCGCGGCTCGCCCTCATCGAGCGCCAGGAGGCGGTGATCCGCGACCTCGAGACGCCGATCATCCAGGTATGGGAGAACGTGCTCACCTTGCCCATGATCGGCGTCGTGGACAGCCACCGCGCCGCGCGGGTCATGGATGACTTGCTCGGCGCTGTCTCCCGCAGCTCCGCTCGTTTTGCCATTCTCGACCTGACCGGCGTGGAGGTCGTGGACACGGCCACGGCGTATCACCTCGTGCAGATGGTCCACGCCATTCGCTTGCTCGGCGCCGAGGGCATCCTCACGGGCATCCGGCCCACCGTGGCCCAGACCCTCATCTCGCTCGGCGTGGACCTGTCCGGCATTCCCACGCACGGGACCTTGCGGCACGGCCTCGCCTTCTGCATCCGGCGCCTGGAAAACAAAACACGGAGGACCTCGGTTTGA
- a CDS encoding sulfite exporter TauE/SafE family protein, with protein sequence MLALGATLALVIGVVLGMLGGGGAILTLPMLVYLLDVEPRAAIATSLFVVGVTALVSLVFHARRGHVRYRIGALFGVAAMAGAFVGGRLAHFVPEAVLLVVFGATMVTSAVVMLRGRGEDAANRRELRVERALLLGGAVGCFAGLVGAGGGFLIVPALVLFGGLAMREAVATSLFVITLQSFAGFAGHVAHAELDPVLVGIVTSFAALGSVAGALLGKRVSSDVLRRVFAWLVVAMGLFMLGKQLPLPLLLLVAALALGMITRPWATALPGRPAER encoded by the coding sequence ATGCTCGCCCTCGGCGCCACACTCGCGCTCGTGATTGGTGTCGTCCTCGGCATGCTCGGCGGCGGGGGAGCCATTCTCACGCTGCCCATGCTCGTGTATTTGCTCGACGTCGAGCCGCGCGCGGCCATTGCGACCTCGCTCTTCGTGGTGGGCGTGACCGCGCTCGTGAGCCTCGTCTTCCACGCGCGGCGCGGCCACGTCCGTTATCGCATCGGCGCGCTGTTCGGCGTCGCGGCGATGGCCGGGGCTTTCGTGGGCGGGCGGCTCGCGCATTTCGTCCCCGAGGCCGTCCTCCTCGTCGTGTTCGGCGCGACGATGGTGACCTCGGCCGTCGTCATGTTGCGCGGGCGCGGCGAGGACGCCGCGAACCGGCGCGAGCTTCGCGTGGAGCGCGCGCTTTTGCTGGGCGGCGCCGTCGGGTGTTTTGCGGGCCTCGTGGGCGCCGGCGGCGGCTTTCTCATCGTCCCCGCGCTCGTCCTTTTTGGCGGGCTCGCCATGCGCGAGGCCGTCGCGACGTCGCTGTTCGTCATCACGCTGCAATCGTTCGCCGGATTCGCGGGGCACGTGGCGCACGCCGAGCTCGACCCGGTGCTCGTCGGGATCGTCACTTCGTTCGCCGCGCTCGGCAGCGTGGCGGGTGCGCTCCTCGGCAAGCGTGTATCGTCGGACGTTTTGCGCCGCGTATTTGCATGGCTCGTCGTGGCGATGGGGCTCTTCATGCTCGGCAAGCAGCTCCCCCTGCCGCTCCTCCTCCTCGTGGCCGCGCTCGCGCTCGGCATGATCACGCGCCCCTGGGCCACCGCATTGCCCGGACGTCCCGCCGAAAGGTAG
- a CDS encoding sigma-54 interaction domain-containing protein, with protein sequence MPRKPPAPSTEDVITRALEAASGAALVLDAELRIVLSTPAASELLGVEIPPHASAPKLLCGDCEKRPVAEALAEGRPVQAILPPRGSGRRLVRVRSLPVTHGRARVGTLLLLEDAGESFEAGEVLFHGMWTQDPAMKVMFRVLERVAGDDVTVLVRGETGAGKELVASAIHALSGRRKGPFRAINCAALPSHLLESELFGHARGAFTGAVRDTPGHVQLAHRGTLFLDEIAEMPLELQAKLLRVVETRSVLPVGAREPVPVDVRFVSATHRALRKEVEAGRFRADLMYRLRVIPVFIPSLRERPDDIPLLVEKFMALRNETSRRRVDRVSPAAMTLLRRYSWPGNVRELKNVLAYAYAMGDGPTLVPADLPPELLDPSLFGAEQVAPSPTPAAGAEHPNPEARRILEVLGRTGGNRQRAAKILGLSRVTLWRRMRELGIAGPA encoded by the coding sequence GTGCCCCGCAAACCTCCCGCCCCATCGACCGAGGACGTGATCACGCGCGCCCTCGAGGCTGCCTCGGGGGCGGCCCTCGTCCTCGACGCGGAGCTCCGGATCGTCCTGTCCACGCCGGCGGCGTCGGAGCTGCTCGGCGTCGAGATCCCGCCCCACGCGTCGGCCCCCAAGCTCTTGTGTGGCGACTGTGAGAAACGCCCCGTGGCCGAGGCGCTCGCGGAGGGGCGGCCGGTGCAGGCCATTCTCCCGCCGCGCGGGTCCGGCCGGCGCCTCGTGCGCGTGCGGTCGCTGCCCGTGACGCACGGGCGCGCGCGGGTGGGCACGCTCCTTTTGCTCGAGGACGCCGGCGAGTCGTTCGAGGCGGGCGAGGTCCTGTTCCACGGCATGTGGACGCAGGACCCGGCGATGAAAGTGATGTTTCGCGTGCTCGAGCGGGTCGCGGGGGACGACGTGACGGTGCTCGTGCGCGGCGAGACGGGCGCGGGCAAAGAGCTCGTGGCGAGCGCCATTCACGCGCTCTCGGGGCGGCGCAAGGGGCCGTTTCGCGCCATCAATTGCGCGGCGTTGCCCTCTCATCTGCTCGAAAGCGAGCTCTTCGGGCACGCGCGCGGCGCCTTCACGGGCGCGGTCCGCGATACACCCGGGCACGTGCAGCTCGCGCACCGCGGCACGTTGTTCCTCGACGAGATCGCGGAGATGCCGCTCGAGCTTCAGGCGAAGCTCCTTCGCGTGGTCGAGACGCGCTCTGTCCTTCCCGTGGGCGCGCGCGAGCCCGTCCCCGTCGACGTGCGTTTCGTCTCGGCCACGCACCGCGCTTTGCGAAAAGAGGTCGAGGCGGGCCGGTTCCGCGCCGACCTCATGTACCGGCTGCGGGTCATTCCGGTCTTCATTCCTTCCTTGCGCGAGAGGCCCGACGACATCCCGCTGCTCGTCGAGAAGTTCATGGCGCTCCGCAACGAGACCAGCCGGCGGCGGGTCGATCGGGTCTCGCCGGCGGCCATGACCCTTCTCCGTCGGTATTCGTGGCCCGGCAACGTGCGCGAGCTGAAGAACGTTCTCGCGTATGCCTATGCGATGGGCGACGGCCCGACGCTCGTGCCCGCGGATTTGCCGCCCGAGCTGCTCGACCCGAGCCTCTTCGGCGCCGAGCAGGTCGCGCCGTCCCCGACGCCCGCAGCAGGCGCCGAGCACCCGAACCCCGAGGCGCGCCGGATCTTGGAAGTGCTCGGTCGCACCGGGGGCAATCGCCAGCGCGCCGCGAAGATCCTCGGCCTGAGCCGCGTGACCTTGTGGCGAAGGATGCGCGAGCTCGGCATCGCCGGGCCTGCCTGA
- a CDS encoding clostripain-related cysteine peptidase — translation MGGNHVIALGALAAGLAACAPEGPSAGAVETAPAVEQSSAELRRGPPSLWTAEWTWLVFAANDDLDPNLVSAFDQDALEWQHGLGGSALFRILVQRDYAPFQVGDDGNPRPSERYSIYREELRPPGRENEEPGVLVLGETDTSDMATLRDFLVEGVRMYPARHYWVTFTGHGDGFTGLADDATSGEGKRLSLAGLSAALGEASKVIETEIRTKPGLGGLGTSNRIDVVAFDVCRLGAVEVASSLSGVADYMIASRETVPDAGHPYSALRYIAQDRPAASPRVLVEAVVTDYVRAYVEGVSTAGRAYVGTSVTSVGLDLRRIGKLEEALADLVTAVRRERPRGFSCEDVTSLFAEACGGAGIVASAASASHGGRSRRASRSRTTASDASVDLVALLERLADPAHCGPDGAGSVLVGPDVAAAAREVLAVISRPHLWTKTEPWGEQVQYGGQYRRLAGFHAMSPFVVEAQRVEPSTGTRLGGLSVLWGNPFELLLRENGRSLMDTYRATSFEKRTGWTKMLEACIDQAEACRTGAPWPNAPAGEDPCEGL, via the coding sequence GTGGGTGGAAACCACGTGATCGCCCTCGGGGCGCTCGCCGCGGGCCTCGCGGCGTGCGCCCCCGAGGGCCCCTCGGCAGGCGCCGTGGAGACGGCGCCGGCGGTCGAGCAGAGCAGCGCGGAGCTCCGTCGTGGGCCGCCCTCGCTCTGGACCGCGGAATGGACGTGGCTCGTCTTCGCAGCGAACGACGACCTCGACCCGAACCTCGTCTCCGCATTCGATCAAGACGCGCTCGAATGGCAGCACGGCCTCGGCGGCAGCGCCCTCTTCCGTATCCTGGTGCAGCGCGACTATGCGCCGTTCCAGGTGGGCGACGACGGCAACCCCCGCCCCTCCGAGCGGTACTCGATTTACCGCGAGGAGCTGAGGCCTCCGGGCCGGGAGAACGAGGAGCCGGGCGTCCTGGTCCTCGGCGAGACGGACACGAGCGACATGGCAACGTTGCGTGATTTCCTGGTGGAAGGCGTGCGGATGTACCCGGCGCGCCATTACTGGGTGACGTTCACGGGCCATGGCGACGGGTTCACGGGCCTCGCCGACGACGCGACGTCGGGCGAAGGAAAACGTTTGTCCCTGGCGGGGCTCTCGGCCGCGCTCGGCGAGGCATCGAAGGTCATCGAGACCGAGATCCGCACGAAACCCGGCCTCGGCGGGCTCGGGACCTCGAACCGCATCGACGTGGTCGCGTTCGACGTCTGCCGGCTCGGCGCGGTCGAGGTGGCCTCGTCGCTCTCGGGCGTCGCCGATTACATGATCGCCTCGCGCGAGACGGTGCCGGACGCAGGTCATCCGTACAGCGCGCTCCGCTACATCGCGCAGGACCGCCCCGCGGCGAGCCCACGCGTGCTCGTGGAGGCCGTCGTCACCGATTACGTGCGCGCCTACGTCGAGGGCGTCTCGACGGCAGGGCGCGCGTACGTCGGCACCTCGGTCACGAGCGTCGGCCTCGATTTGCGTCGCATCGGCAAGCTCGAAGAAGCCCTCGCCGACCTCGTGACGGCCGTACGTCGGGAGCGACCTCGCGGGTTTTCCTGCGAGGATGTCACCTCGCTCTTCGCCGAAGCATGCGGCGGGGCAGGCATCGTCGCCTCGGCAGCATCCGCGTCGCACGGGGGGCGGTCACGGCGGGCGTCACGGTCGCGCACGACGGCGTCAGACGCCTCGGTCGACCTCGTGGCCTTGCTCGAACGGCTCGCAGACCCCGCGCATTGCGGGCCAGACGGCGCAGGCTCGGTTCTCGTCGGTCCAGACGTGGCAGCAGCAGCGCGCGAAGTGCTGGCAGTCATCAGCCGTCCGCACCTCTGGACGAAAACAGAGCCCTGGGGCGAGCAAGTGCAATACGGCGGCCAGTACCGGCGCCTCGCCGGCTTCCACGCAATGAGCCCCTTCGTGGTCGAGGCCCAGCGCGTGGAGCCGAGCACAGGCACGCGGCTCGGCGGCCTGAGCGTGCTCTGGGGCAATCCATTCGAGCTCCTGCTCCGCGAGAACGGGCGGTCCCTGATGGACACGTACCGCGCAACGTCGTTCGAAAAACGCACGGGCTGGACGAAGATGCTGGAAGCATGCATCGACCAGGCCGAGGCGTGCCGGACAGGCGCGCCGTGGCCGAATGCACCAGCGGGGGAGGATCCTTGCGAGGGGCTCTGA
- a CDS encoding class I SAM-dependent DNA methyltransferase, which yields MSKDEITEQAAAFDAIGEKYDEVFADKRAQVEATRWLAERLAPGDRVLDVGCGSGIPTAKLLVEAGLSVHGIDVSKEMLRLARRNAPGATFEQVDMVTFSPEPGSFGGVAAFFSLLMLRKSEIPAALGKITRALRPGGYLVVSMVEGDFDFFELPFLGHAIHVSAYPQEELEGVLREAGFEILDMEVVNFPAEEQVERQLYYRCRVGGGA from the coding sequence ATGAGCAAGGACGAGATCACCGAGCAGGCCGCGGCCTTCGACGCCATCGGCGAGAAATACGACGAGGTATTCGCGGACAAGCGCGCGCAGGTGGAGGCCACGCGGTGGCTCGCCGAGCGCCTCGCCCCGGGCGATCGGGTGCTCGACGTGGGGTGCGGCAGCGGAATCCCCACGGCGAAGTTGCTCGTGGAGGCAGGGCTCTCCGTGCACGGCATCGACGTCTCGAAGGAGATGCTGCGGCTCGCGCGGCGGAATGCCCCGGGCGCGACCTTCGAGCAGGTGGACATGGTGACCTTTTCGCCCGAGCCCGGCTCGTTCGGCGGGGTCGCGGCCTTCTTTTCGCTGCTCATGCTGCGAAAGTCGGAGATTCCTGCCGCGCTGGGCAAGATCACCCGCGCCCTGCGGCCGGGCGGGTACCTCGTGGTTTCGATGGTGGAGGGGGATTTCGACTTTTTCGAGCTTCCCTTCCTCGGTCACGCCATCCACGTGAGCGCGTATCCGCAAGAGGAGCTCGAGGGCGTCCTGCGGGAGGCGGGGTTCGAGATCCTCGATATGGAGGTGGTGAACTTCCCGGCCGAGGAGCAGGTCGAGCGGCAGCTCTATTATCGGTGTCGCGTCGGGGGAGGAGCGTGA
- a CDS encoding rhodanese-like domain-containing protein, giving the protein MPTLFERSTPNPAGYRDIAPRDVAAAIPGARLIDVRDPAELRGELGHVDGVENVPVARFDAAGFRKDEPLVLVCRSGRRSGQAAAALAAAGFSCVMNMAGGMIAWNEAGLPVSR; this is encoded by the coding sequence ATGCCCACGCTGTTCGAGAGGTCCACCCCGAACCCCGCCGGTTATCGCGACATCGCGCCGAGGGACGTCGCCGCGGCGATTCCCGGCGCGCGGCTGATCGACGTCCGCGACCCGGCCGAGCTTCGTGGCGAGCTTGGGCACGTGGACGGCGTGGAGAACGTCCCGGTCGCGCGATTCGACGCGGCCGGCTTTCGCAAAGACGAGCCGCTCGTCCTCGTTTGCCGCTCGGGGCGCCGCTCGGGCCAGGCGGCCGCGGCGCTCGCGGCGGCGGGTTTTTCCTGTGTCATGAACATGGCCGGAGGCATGATCGCCTGGAACGAGGCGGGCCTACCGGTGAGCCGCTGA
- a CDS encoding MBL fold metallo-hydrolase, whose translation MFHVEPFFDPATFTLTYVVYDPNSKDAVVIDSVLDYEPMSSTVSTASVETIAAFLEKAGLTLRWTLETHAHADHLTATPWLKKRFGGRSATGVGIREVQKVFKTVFDMPPTFRTDGSQFDLLLEDGQILEAGTLRIETISTPGHTPGCVSYHIGDAVFTGDALFIEDYGTGRCDFPEGSADALYTSVHDKLYALPDETRVFVGHDYQPGGRPMRAETTIGRSKRENIQLRADTTRPDFVALRNARDATLAAPRLLWQSVQVNIDAGRLPAEHENGVRYLRIPLNLRKPVDDDGARKGASAS comes from the coding sequence ATGTTTCACGTCGAGCCCTTCTTCGATCCCGCCACCTTCACGCTGACCTACGTGGTGTATGATCCGAACTCGAAGGACGCGGTGGTCATCGACTCGGTGCTCGATTACGAGCCCATGTCCTCCACGGTGAGCACGGCCTCGGTCGAAACGATCGCGGCGTTCCTCGAAAAAGCAGGCTTGACGCTGCGCTGGACGCTCGAGACGCACGCGCACGCCGATCACCTGACGGCCACGCCCTGGCTCAAGAAGCGCTTCGGCGGCCGCAGCGCCACCGGCGTGGGGATTCGCGAGGTGCAGAAGGTCTTCAAGACCGTGTTCGACATGCCCCCGACGTTCCGGACCGACGGCAGCCAGTTCGACCTGCTCCTCGAAGACGGCCAGATCCTCGAAGCCGGCACCTTGCGCATCGAGACGATCTCGACGCCCGGCCACACGCCCGGCTGCGTGTCCTACCACATCGGCGATGCGGTCTTCACGGGGGACGCCCTGTTCATCGAGGATTACGGCACGGGGCGCTGCGATTTTCCGGAGGGCTCGGCCGACGCGCTTTATACGTCGGTTCACGACAAACTGTACGCCCTGCCGGACGAGACGCGCGTCTTCGTGGGTCACGATTACCAGCCTGGCGGCCGCCCGATGCGCGCCGAGACCACGATCGGGAGATCCAAGCGGGAAAACATCCAGCTCCGCGCCGACACCACGCGCCCCGATTTCGTGGCGCTCCGCAATGCGCGGGACGCGACGCTCGCGGCGCCGCGCTTGCTCTGGCAGAGCGTGCAAGTGAACATCGACGCCGGGCGCCTGCCCGCCGAGCACGAGAACGGCGTCCGGTACCTCCGCATCCCCCTGAACCTCCGCAAGCCCGTGGACGACGACGGGGCGCGGAAGGGAGCGAGCGCGAGCTGA
- a CDS encoding STAS domain-containing protein, which produces MAPTRPIPLEEVPITSESDLQKLAMDVSMEGLSILAGDTYWYMNRAHGMVLGYEPEELIGKTWRLLYDDAERTRIERDLFPILGEHGKWSGEVRGRHRAGHSVDLEISLTRLPANPLMPTGGLICTCRDIVARKQAEQILRRTLEDQIRTNEEREGAIQALEATQRELMEKIATIERQRSALRDMSVPILELWDDVLTLPIVGIIDSQRAADMTERLLGRIGERRTRGVILDLTGVEVVDTMTAAHLVKLSQAASLLGSFCVLTGIGPQVAQTLTLMGIDLGGLTTARSLRDGLRICLTRIGRA; this is translated from the coding sequence ATGGCCCCCACTCGACCCATCCCTCTCGAAGAGGTCCCCATCACGAGCGAATCCGACCTGCAAAAGCTGGCCATGGACGTGTCCATGGAGGGGCTGTCCATCCTCGCAGGTGACACCTATTGGTACATGAACCGCGCCCATGGCATGGTGCTCGGCTACGAGCCCGAGGAGCTGATCGGCAAAACATGGCGTTTGCTCTACGACGACGCCGAAAGGACACGTATCGAACGAGATCTCTTCCCCATCCTGGGAGAACACGGCAAATGGTCGGGCGAGGTCCGGGGGCGACATCGCGCCGGCCATTCCGTGGACCTCGAGATCTCGCTCACGAGATTGCCTGCGAACCCGCTCATGCCGACCGGGGGCCTGATTTGCACATGCCGTGACATCGTCGCGCGCAAGCAGGCCGAGCAGATCCTTCGCCGCACCTTGGAAGATCAGATCCGCACGAACGAGGAGCGCGAAGGCGCCATTCAAGCGCTGGAGGCCACGCAACGCGAGCTCATGGAGAAGATCGCGACCATCGAGCGGCAACGCAGCGCCCTGCGCGACATGAGCGTGCCCATCCTCGAGCTGTGGGACGACGTCCTCACGCTGCCCATTGTGGGGATCATCGATAGCCAGCGAGCGGCGGACATGACGGAGCGGCTGCTCGGTCGTATCGGCGAGCGGCGCACGCGCGGGGTCATCCTCGATTTGACGGGCGTCGAGGTCGTCGACACCATGACCGCCGCGCACCTCGTCAAGCTCAGCCAGGCGGCCTCGTTGCTCGGCTCCTTTTGCGTGCTCACGGGCATCGGGCCCCAGGTCGCGCAGACGCTGACGCTCATGGGGATCGATCTGGGCGGCCTGACCACCGCTCGGAGCCTGCGGGACGGCCTGCGCATCTGCCTCACGCGGATCGGGCGCGCCTGA
- a CDS encoding S41 family peptidase, which produces MRRRTGLGVLPLLFVVACGGAAAPARGPILASPSPQMAVEADAPPPRGPDGPVTPAERNAAIDALLKNLDARYVFPEKTKLVRAAVEARRKRGEYDKLTTGHALAAALTTHVNEVLKDAHFRVRYLAEKIPEAELQTEPTAAERERFEAEGQRLNGGFERVERLPGNIGYVEVRSFSFVGRGVEAAAAAMNFLAETDALIIDVRRNGGGDPELVAALCSYFFEGAVHLNDIYDRPKNETRQFWTSPSVPGKRYLGKDVYVLTSKRTGSGAEEFAYDLQTQKRGILIGETTWGGANPGEFLRLGDHLAAFVPSGRAINPITKTNWEGTGVLPDIAVPAEDALRVAQVRALQKRIGAVSEPELKKSLEERLRELESGEPAKPSR; this is translated from the coding sequence ATGCGAAGGAGGACGGGGCTCGGGGTCTTGCCACTTTTGTTCGTCGTGGCCTGCGGGGGTGCGGCCGCGCCGGCCCGGGGACCAATCCTGGCGAGCCCTTCGCCGCAGATGGCCGTGGAGGCGGATGCCCCGCCCCCCCGCGGTCCCGACGGACCGGTGACGCCCGCGGAGCGCAATGCCGCGATCGACGCGCTCCTCAAAAACCTCGATGCGCGGTACGTGTTTCCCGAGAAAACCAAGCTGGTGCGGGCCGCGGTGGAGGCCCGGCGCAAGCGTGGCGAATACGACAAGCTGACCACGGGGCACGCGCTGGCCGCGGCGCTCACGACGCACGTGAACGAGGTCTTGAAAGACGCGCATTTCCGCGTGCGATACCTGGCCGAGAAGATCCCCGAGGCCGAGCTGCAAACGGAGCCAACGGCAGCGGAGCGCGAGCGATTCGAGGCGGAGGGGCAGCGGCTGAACGGCGGGTTCGAGCGGGTGGAGCGGTTGCCCGGGAACATCGGTTATGTGGAGGTGCGCTCCTTCAGTTTCGTCGGGCGCGGGGTGGAGGCCGCGGCCGCCGCGATGAATTTCCTCGCGGAGACGGACGCGCTGATCATCGACGTTCGCCGGAACGGCGGCGGTGATCCGGAGCTCGTGGCCGCGCTGTGCAGTTATTTCTTCGAGGGCGCCGTGCACCTCAACGACATCTACGATCGCCCGAAGAACGAGACGCGCCAGTTCTGGACGAGCCCGAGCGTGCCGGGCAAGCGATACCTGGGCAAGGACGTCTACGTGCTCACGAGCAAACGGACGGGATCCGGCGCCGAGGAGTTCGCGTATGACCTCCAGACGCAGAAGCGGGGCATCCTCATCGGCGAGACGACGTGGGGCGGGGCGAATCCGGGGGAGTTCTTGCGCCTCGGGGATCACCTCGCTGCGTTCGTCCCTTCGGGCCGCGCCATCAACCCGATCACGAAGACGAACTGGGAGGGCACGGGTGTCCTTCCCGATATCGCCGTGCCGGCGGAGGACGCATTGCGGGTGGCGCAGGTGCGCGCGCTGCAGAAGCGGATCGGGGCCGTCTCCGAGCCCGAGCTGAAGAAGTCCCTCGAAGAACGATTGCGCGAGCTCGAGAGCGGCGAGCCTGCGAAGCCTTCGCGGTGA
- a CDS encoding multiheme c-type cytochrome, producing the protein MRTRGLLLFLVSCAGASAAPPAAQDEVARTTSAPLGVDIAEENRQAAANARCEGCHEDVAAEWRGSLHQRSWSDPVFLAAYSIEPLPFCRGCHAPAADPQKPPDPGARAMGVGCVTCHADLAAEPALAGPTPHRSRSTPGFDTAATCDGCHEFDFPRRKGARMQATLTEHRTSQHAGTPCQTCHMKPAARAGGRAGKGHRFEVREDPALLRSAVEAAAAPRSDRSILVTLRAGAVGHAFPTGDLFRRIEIRASAMGNPTLRAPAVALQRVFRLEGSESGFSSRIEVRDERVPASGAPRDTVLVFPDSIEGQTIRWEVVYQRMGPTLAASFGVDLEQDEIVVATGTVRIPSPPPSP; encoded by the coding sequence ATGCGAACGCGCGGCCTGCTGCTCTTTCTCGTGTCCTGCGCGGGCGCGAGCGCGGCTCCCCCGGCGGCGCAAGACGAGGTGGCAAGGACGACCTCCGCGCCCCTCGGGGTCGACATCGCCGAGGAGAATCGGCAAGCGGCTGCGAATGCGCGTTGCGAAGGCTGTCACGAGGACGTGGCGGCCGAGTGGCGTGGCTCGCTGCACCAGCGCTCGTGGAGCGATCCGGTCTTCCTCGCTGCATATTCGATCGAACCCCTGCCCTTTTGCCGCGGCTGCCACGCGCCGGCGGCCGATCCCCAAAAGCCACCGGATCCCGGCGCGCGCGCCATGGGCGTCGGGTGCGTGACCTGCCACGCGGATCTCGCGGCGGAGCCCGCGCTCGCGGGCCCAACGCCGCACCGGAGCCGCTCGACGCCGGGATTCGATACGGCCGCCACTTGCGACGGCTGCCACGAGTTCGACTTCCCCCGGCGCAAAGGCGCGCGCATGCAAGCGACCCTCACGGAGCACCGCACGAGCCAGCATGCCGGTACACCTTGCCAAACCTGCCACATGAAACCCGCGGCGCGCGCGGGAGGCCGAGCCGGCAAGGGACATCGATTCGAAGTGCGCGAGGATCCGGCTCTGCTCCGCTCGGCCGTCGAGGCCGCCGCCGCGCCGCGCAGCGATCGCTCGATCCTCGTGACCCTGCGCGCCGGCGCCGTGGGCCACGCCTTTCCCACGGGAGACCTCTTCCGCAGAATCGAAATCCGCGCCTCCGCCATGGGAAATCCCACGCTCCGCGCCCCGGCCGTGGCCCTCCAGCGGGTCTTTCGCCTCGAAGGCTCGGAGAGCGGCTTTTCCTCGCGCATCGAGGTGCGTGACGAACGTGTCCCCGCCTCGGGCGCACCACGCGACACGGTGCTCGTCTTCCCCGACTCGATCGAGGGGCAAACCATTCGCTGGGAGGTCGTCTACCAGCGCATGGGCCCCACCCTGGCGGCGTCCTTCGGCGTGGACCTCGAACAAGACGAAATCGTCGTCGCCACAGGCACCGTCCGCATCCCCAGCCCCCCTCCCTCGCCATGA